The uncultured Fibrobacter sp. genome includes the window GAATGTGCGTCGGATGCAATCGACTGCATGGGCATTCAACACAACAAGTGTTAGTAGAAAAAATATTCTCCTCATACCTAACTCCGCCATTTTTCTAAACTGTAATCTCTACCCTGTTGCCTTCGGGATCCAGGATCACACTTTCATAATACCCGTCGCCGGTGGTTCGGGGTTGCCCTACCACCTGGATTCCGTCAGCAGACATTTGTTTGGTTAAATGGTCCACCTCTTCTTTGGAGCCCACGGAAAAGGAAACATGGGTTAGGCCGCAATGTTCCACGTGGAACGTTAGCGAGGTGAGTGCAGTAAAAATACGCTTGCATATTTTTATTGCCGAACCGAAGCGAGTTGGCTTCGGAGAAGCAAACATGCGATTGTGAGTTACAGGCCAAACATGATCGATGTCAGGGCGGTGCATTATTTCCAAACGGGCGCCATCGTCGAAGGTGACGAATCGGCTGGTGAATTGTTTTGCCGGGTTATGGTAAATCGGGTGAACTACCCCACCGAAATACTTTCGGTAGAATTCACATACCTTGTCGATATCTTTTGCCCAGATGGCGATATGTTCGATTTTCATAATAACCCCACTATAATATATATAAAAAGAGAAGGTGGAAAAAAGAGTTTTCAACATCTATTCACATAATCAACATTAATGTTGGAATATCTTTAACTATATTATAGTCGAGGTTTTAAAATGATTGAGATTGAAATTATTCAAGGCGATATCACCAAACTGAATGTGGATGCGATTGTGAATGCCGCCAATTGTTCACTTTTGGGAGGTGGCGGTGTTGATGGAGCTATTCACAGGGCGGCGGGTCCGGATCTCTTGAAAGCGTGCATTCCCCTGAATGGTTGCGAAACGGGTAAGGCCAAAATCACTCCGGGGTTCAGATTGCCGGCAAAGTTTGTTATCCACACTCCGGGTCCGATTTATCGAGATGGTCTGCATGGTGAACCGGCACTCCTGGAATCTTGCTATAAAAGTTGCCTGGATCTTGCCGAGGCGAATGCTTGTGAGACGGTCGCCTTCCCCGCTATTTCTTGTGGAGTTTACGGCTACCCCTGGGAGGCCGCCATCGAGATTGCTGTGAAGACGGTTTGGAACTTCCCAGCTCAAAAAGTCAAGAAGGTCATCTTCTGTTGTTTCTCCACTCAAATGGAAGAAATATATACGCGGATTATTGCAGCCTCGCATTAATTCTTTTTACTATATTATGAATAGGAAAGAACATTAACAGGAGACTTATAATGGAAGAAGTCAAGAATTTTCTCAAGGAATGTGGCGCCTACTTCCTGGCGACGGTCGACGGCGACCAGCCGCGTGTGCGCCCCTTCGGCACCATCGAAATTTTCGAAGGCAAGCTCTACATCCAGACATCCAAGACCAAGGATTGCTCCAAGCAGATCCAGCAGAACGGCAAGGTCGAAATCTGCGGCATGAACAGCGAGGGTACCAAGTGGGTCCGCGTCGCTGGCACCCTGGTTCGCGATGACCGTCGTGAACCCAAGGTCCACATGCTTGACTGCTATCCTGAACTCAAGTCCATGTATTCTGTCGAAGATCCGAACACCGAAGTGCTCTATTTTAAGGACGCGACGGCCACGTTCTACGCCTTCGGCGCTGCTCCGCGTACTGTGAAATTCTAATTTCGCATGCAACAATCGCACAGATTGTTGATAACTTTTATAAACATACTATAAACATCGGGTTTCACGTGAAACACGATGTTTTTTATTTTGGTGGATAAGTTTTGGATTTGTCTAACAGGATTGACAATAGATTGTTGAAATGTCATAGCAAAATGACATATGTTCCACGTGAAACATATGTCTTTTGTGGATATGTTGTGGGATATCCCCAAATCCTGTGGAATAATGATTTTTAATTATGCACAGAATATCAACAGATGATTTAAATCAGCATTTTACATTTTATGTAATACAATGTATGATGTTGATAAAATGAGGCGTCCGTTTTTGCGGATTATCGCTTGCCGCGGCGGTTGTAATCGGCGTCGACTTTTGCCTTCCAAGCACGTTCGTTGACGCGGTTGTTGCGGATGTCGCTCATGAGGCAGCACTCCGCCATGTACACGGTTTTAATGCCTTCGCCATCGTTTACGTAGTTGGCGGCGCGGTTTTCGTCAATGCCGAAATTCCTGGCGGTTTCGATGGCGTCGATATTGGCGCCGAGGAAAATGAATTCCCAGCCGTACTTTTCTTTTTGGCGCTGGATCATTTCTTTGACCCGGTTGGCGTTGTACTTGTGGCTGGAATTTTCGTAGCCGTCGGTGGTGATGACGAAGATGGTCTTTTCGGGGCGGTCTTCTTCGCGGTCGTACTTGTGCACGTTTCCGATGTGGTGGATGGCGCCACCGATGGCGTCAAGAAGCGCCGTACCGCCGCGGGCATAGTATTCTTTTTCGGTCAGGGGCTCGATGCGCGCGAGCGGGACGCGGTCATGGAGAACTTCCATTTCGGTGTCGAAGAGGACAGTCGAGACGTAGGCCTCCCCCGCTTCCTGTTTTTGTTTTTCGATGGTGCTGTTGAAGCCCCCGATGGTGTCTTTTTCGAGCCCGCTCATGGAACCGCTGCGGTCGAGAATGAATACGATTTCGGTGAGTCCTTGTTTCATGATTGCCTCCGTGCCGCTATGCGTGCGACTTGTTTAAGTGGAACGGAAACAATTATAGATGGCGTAAAGCCGAAATTGGTCGCCTGGCGGGCGACATTTAAAAAAGGCGTTTTGGGGTAGGAATTTTCGGTTATGCGCCGAGGGTCGGCTGCCCGAATTTAAAGAGCATGCTGTTGATTTCCCAGATGTCGTACTTTTTTCGCTCGATAAAATAGCTCACGATCAGGTCGCCCTTGTTGGAGGGAGAAAGCGCGAGCTCCGCCCGGGCGAGCAAGTCTTTTGTCTCGTCGAGGTCGAGCTGCAGGGCGATGGCGAGCGCGAGGGCTGTCTTTTTGGAGGGCTTGTAGTTGACGTTGCTCCGGATTTTGGAAAAATGCTTGCGGTCGATGTTTGCCCTCTTGTAGACTTCGACATCGTCCTGGTTCTTTTCGCGGATAAGGCTAAAAAGCTTGTCGCAGAATGTTTCACCGGTTTTGGCGAGAATGTCGTCTAGGCTCCCGCTGCTTATCGGGCCAAGTTTGTCAGCGCCTTCATCTGCGAAGCATTTATTTTCTTGAATGCATTCTTCGACGACAAGAGATTCGGGTTCTGGATTGCGTCTCCACTCTCGGTTTCGAGGGTCGCTTGTGTAGGCGCAGATGTCCATGTACCTGTCATTGACGTAATAGTCGTCAATGTAGGCGTGAATGTCGCTGTACAGCTCTTCGGAAACTTCGAAGGACTTGCGGTCGAAAACGACCAGCTGTATGTCCATTTCGTTGGACTCCAAAAATTCGCCGATAGCCCGCAGCGCGATTTGGAGGGCGCTGTCTTTGGGGAACTTGAACACGCCGCTTGAGATAAGCGGAAATGCGATGGAGTTACACCCGAGTTCTTTTGCCTTTTCGAGGGCGCCGCGGTAGCAGCCTGCAAGCGCCAATGTTTCACCGGAAACACCGCCGTTCCACCTGGGGCCCACGGTGTGGATGATGTACTTGGCGTTGAGCGCAAAGGCCGGAGTCGTTGCGATTTCGGCCACCTTGAGCGGACCGATTTTTTCGCGTGCGGCTAAAAGGGCTTCGCGGCCTGCGGCTTCGTAAATACTGTATTCGGCGCCTCCCCCGCAAATCGGATTCTTGTTGGCGGAATTGACGATGGCGTCGGCCTTGACTTTCGTGATATCGTTACGTACAATCTTTAAGGGCATTATAAAACCTTTTTATACGCCTCGATAAGCTTTTCGAGCGATACGGCGCAGTTGGCGGGCGATGTGGACGGGAGCTTGACGGCTTCGATGCCGACATCGTTTGCACAAAATTTTTTGTACAAGTTGTATGCGGTGGCGCCTGTGCAGAAGATGCGTGAAACCTTTGATTTCTTTACCAGTTCGCCGATGTTGTTGACGACAGGGTCTTCGATGCTTGTATCGCTTGCGCCTACGATAGTGCAGCTGTCCAGAACGTCCCACAATGCGACGTGATGCTTTTTGAGCATGGCCTTCTTTTGCGCGATAGTTTCAGGAATTTCTTCGCCGAGCACGATTGCTATGACTTTCCAGAATCTATTTTGCGGGTGCCCGTAGTAGAATGCCATTTCGCGCGACTTGGGCGAGGGAATGGAGCCGAGCAAGAGCACTTGCGATTCGCGGTCGTATAGGGCCGGGAACTCATGGGTGACGCGGGTGCGCGTGGCTTTGCTTACGGGCTTTTTCATGGCTTTAAAGATACTATATTTTTCGCATGAAAATCAAGATTTTGTTTGTGTGCCACGGGAACATTTGCCGAAGCCCGATGGCTGAATTCGTGATGAAAAAATTGGTGCGGGATTTGCCTGCCGAATCGCCTTTAGCCGATACAGATTTTGAAATCGCAAGTGCCGCGACAAGTACCGAAGAGATCGGGAATCCGGTGTATCCGCCGGCACGCCGCATGCTTGCTATGCACGGAATCGATTGCAGTGGAAAGACGGCGCGTCAGATGACTGCCCGCGACTATGAGTATTACGACTACATTGTGCTCATGGACCGTAACAATTTGCGCAACCTGCGCTGGATTTTACCGGCCGACGTGTACACGCGTGAAACATCTGGCCCGGTGGAAAGTCGCAAGGTCTCACTCTTGATGGATTGGGCGCACAAGAGTCGCGACGTGGCAGATCCCTGGTATACAGGTGATTTTGTTGCAACTTGGGACGATGTAAACGAGGGCTGCAAGGCGATGCTGGACCAAATTAAGCCCTTGTTTCAAGACTAAACGATTTTGAGTTGGCATGTTATTTGCTAAATTATCCCCGTAATTTTTTAATCAGTGTCCGCGGGCAGTGCCCTCGGCCGTAAAAAGGAAAAAGATGAGCATAGTCGATACCGTTCTTCACAAGATCTTTGGTACCCCGCACGAACGTAAAGTCAAGCAGCTGCGCCCGGTGATTGCCGAAATTCACAAGGCCCGCGAAGCCCTGGAAGCCCTGGATGACGCCGCCCTTGCTGCCAAGAGCGCAGAATTCCGCGAAAAGCTGAAGAATGGCGCTACCCTCGACGATATCAAGGTCGAAGCCTTTGCCGTTTGCCAAGAAGCTTGCGACCGCCGCCTGGGTATCTTCAATATCTTCAAGCCGGAATTCAACTTTGACTTTAGCCGCCTGGGCCCCGAGCTCCAGGAATCGGTGAACGCCGCGAAGGCCGAACTTGCCGCCGGCAAGAACGAATGGGAAGTCTACCTGCCCGCCTCTGTGTACGCAAAGGTCCGC containing:
- a CDS encoding pyridoxamine 5'-phosphate oxidase family protein codes for the protein MEEVKNFLKECGAYFLATVDGDQPRVRPFGTIEIFEGKLYIQTSKTKDCSKQIQQNGKVEICGMNSEGTKWVRVAGTLVRDDRREPKVHMLDCYPELKSMYSVEDPNTEVLYFKDATATFYAFGAAPRTVKF
- a CDS encoding macro domain-containing protein encodes the protein MPLKIVRNDITKVKADAIVNSANKNPICGGGAEYSIYEAAGREALLAAREKIGPLKVAEIATTPAFALNAKYIIHTVGPRWNGGVSGETLALAGCYRGALEKAKELGCNSIAFPLISSGVFKFPKDSALQIALRAIGEFLESNEMDIQLVVFDRKSFEVSEELYSDIHAYIDDYYVNDRYMDICAYTSDPRNREWRRNPEPESLVVEECIQENKCFADEGADKLGPISSGSLDDILAKTGETFCDKLFSLIREKNQDDVEVYKRANIDRKHFSKIRSNVNYKPSKKTALALAIALQLDLDETKDLLARAELALSPSNKGDLIVSYFIERKKYDIWEINSMLFKFGQPTLGA
- a CDS encoding low molecular weight protein-tyrosine-phosphatase, with amino-acid sequence MKIKILFVCHGNICRSPMAEFVMKKLVRDLPAESPLADTDFEIASAATSTEEIGNPVYPPARRMLAMHGIDCSGKTARQMTARDYEYYDYIVLMDRNNLRNLRWILPADVYTRETSGPVESRKVSLLMDWAHKSRDVADPWYTGDFVATWDDVNEGCKAMLDQIKPLFQD
- a CDS encoding VOC family protein; this translates as MKIEHIAIWAKDIDKVCEFYRKYFGGVVHPIYHNPAKQFTSRFVTFDDGARLEIMHRPDIDHVWPVTHNRMFASPKPTRFGSAIKICKRIFTALTSLTFHVEHCGLTHVSFSVGSKEEVDHLTKQMSADGIQVVGQPRTTGDGYYESVILDPEGNRVEITV
- a CDS encoding DNA-deoxyinosine glycosylase, with the translated sequence MKKPVSKATRTRVTHEFPALYDRESQVLLLGSIPSPKSREMAFYYGHPQNRFWKVIAIVLGEEIPETIAQKKAMLKKHHVALWDVLDSCTIVGASDTSIEDPVVNNIGELVKKSKVSRIFCTGATAYNLYKKFCANDVGIEAVKLPSTSPANCAVSLEKLIEAYKKVL
- a CDS encoding O-acetyl-ADP-ribose deacetylase gives rise to the protein MIEIEIIQGDITKLNVDAIVNAANCSLLGGGGVDGAIHRAAGPDLLKACIPLNGCETGKAKITPGFRLPAKFVIHTPGPIYRDGLHGEPALLESCYKSCLDLAEANACETVAFPAISCGVYGYPWEAAIEIAVKTVWNFPAQKVKKVIFCCFSTQMEEIYTRIIAASH